A stretch of Nonomuraea africana DNA encodes these proteins:
- a CDS encoding ABC transporter permease, with product MKWIVVALVLLWAAVPGLFTGYDPIAGVPADKLLPPSTEHLFGTDAVGRDLFARVVHGSVHSLSGAFVAVGVGLLLGTLLGLLAGALGGLADTLVMRVVDVLLSVPGLLLALTVIILLGPGTVNVALAVGVGSVATFTRLARSEVVRVRRTDYVEAAFGSGGGFAGVLWRHVLPNSLGPVIALAALQFGAAILAVSTLGFLGYGAEPPTPEWGLLISEGRNYLATAWWLTTLPGAVVVAVVLATGRISRRIDELARRA from the coding sequence ATGAAGTGGATCGTCGTCGCGCTCGTCCTGCTCTGGGCGGCGGTGCCGGGCCTGTTCACCGGATACGACCCGATCGCGGGTGTGCCCGCGGACAAGCTGCTGCCGCCGAGCACCGAGCACCTGTTCGGCACCGACGCCGTCGGCCGCGACCTGTTCGCCCGCGTCGTCCACGGCTCGGTCCACTCGCTGTCGGGCGCGTTCGTCGCCGTCGGCGTCGGGCTGCTGCTCGGCACGCTGCTGGGGCTGCTGGCCGGCGCGCTGGGCGGCCTCGCCGACACGCTGGTCATGCGCGTGGTGGACGTGCTGCTGTCGGTGCCTGGGCTGCTGCTCGCGCTCACCGTGATCATCCTGCTCGGGCCGGGCACGGTGAACGTGGCCCTCGCCGTCGGCGTCGGCTCGGTGGCGACCTTCACCCGGCTGGCCCGCTCCGAGGTGGTGCGGGTGCGGCGCACCGACTACGTGGAGGCCGCGTTCGGCAGCGGCGGCGGGTTCGCGGGCGTGCTGTGGCGGCACGTGCTGCCCAACTCGCTGGGGCCCGTCATCGCGCTGGCCGCCCTGCAGTTCGGCGCGGCCATCCTGGCCGTCTCCACGCTCGGCTTCCTCGGCTACGGCGCCGAGCCGCCCACTCCCGAGTGGGGGCTGCTCATCTCCGAGGGACGCAACTACCTGGCGACCGCCTGGTGGCTGACCACGCTGCCGGGAGCCGTCGTCGTGGCCGTGGTGCTCGCCACGGGCCGGATCAGCAGGAGGATCGATGAGCTTGCTCGACGTGCATGA
- a CDS encoding dipeptide ABC transporter ATP-binding protein produces MSLLDVHDLTVSYGGRRVVHGVSFSVAPGEAVAVVGESGSGKTTTAHAIMGLHRADGGQIFLNGTDIARWSSRRMESVRGARIGLVPQDPGTSLNPVKTVGAQIGEALRIHRRGDRRFVRHRVAELLVRVGLTEGHAARYPHELSGGMRQRVLIAAALAPRPQLIIADEPTSALDATVQRRILDLIDDLRAEFGTALLMVTHDLGVAVGRADRIVVMKEGRVEEQGPAASVGYARRPERADFRAPAPEVPVALAVRELVKDYGAVRAVDRISFEVRQGTTHAVVGESGSGKTTTARMIARFAEPTSGEVVVTGAAGGRDFRRHVQLVYQNPYGSLDPRQSVRRIVEEPLRNFRLDGSAAELLDRVGLPAALLTRRPRELSGGQRQRVAIARALAVSPRLLVLDEAVSALDVTSQQQILDLLETLQHELGITYLFISHDLNVVRQISHTVSVMNKGKIVESGTTRDVFTDPQHAYTRELLAAIPEPVR; encoded by the coding sequence ATGAGCTTGCTCGACGTGCATGACCTGACCGTGTCGTACGGCGGGCGCCGCGTGGTCCACGGCGTCTCCTTCAGCGTCGCGCCGGGCGAGGCCGTCGCCGTGGTGGGCGAGTCGGGCTCGGGTAAGACCACGACCGCCCACGCCATCATGGGGCTGCACCGGGCCGACGGCGGCCAGATCTTCCTCAACGGCACCGACATCGCGCGCTGGTCCTCCCGCAGGATGGAGTCGGTGCGCGGCGCGCGGATCGGGCTCGTGCCGCAGGACCCCGGCACCTCGCTCAACCCGGTCAAGACCGTCGGCGCGCAGATCGGCGAGGCGCTGCGTATCCACAGGCGGGGCGACCGCCGTTTCGTGCGGCACCGCGTCGCCGAGCTGCTGGTCAGGGTCGGCCTCACCGAGGGGCACGCCGCCCGGTACCCGCACGAGCTGTCTGGTGGCATGCGCCAGCGCGTGCTCATCGCCGCCGCGCTCGCGCCGCGCCCGCAGCTGATCATCGCCGACGAGCCCACCAGCGCCCTCGACGCGACCGTGCAGCGGCGCATCCTGGACCTCATCGACGACCTGCGCGCGGAGTTCGGGACGGCGCTGCTGATGGTGACGCACGACCTCGGCGTGGCCGTGGGCCGCGCCGACCGGATCGTGGTGATGAAGGAGGGCCGCGTCGAGGAGCAGGGCCCCGCCGCCTCCGTCGGCTACGCCAGGCGGCCGGAGCGAGCGGACTTCCGCGCCCCCGCCCCCGAGGTGCCCGTCGCGCTGGCCGTCAGGGAGCTGGTGAAGGACTACGGCGCGGTCCGCGCGGTCGACCGGATCTCCTTCGAGGTACGGCAGGGCACCACCCACGCCGTCGTGGGGGAGTCCGGCTCGGGCAAGACCACCACCGCCCGCATGATCGCCAGATTCGCCGAGCCGACCTCGGGCGAGGTCGTCGTGACCGGCGCGGCGGGCGGGCGAGACTTCCGCAGGCACGTCCAGCTCGTCTACCAGAACCCGTACGGCTCGCTCGACCCGCGCCAGAGCGTCAGGCGGATCGTCGAGGAGCCGCTGCGCAACTTTCGGCTGGACGGCTCGGCCGCCGAGCTGCTCGACCGGGTCGGCCTGCCCGCCGCCCTGCTCACCCGCAGGCCGCGTGAGCTGTCGGGCGGCCAGCGGCAGCGGGTCGCGATCGCCAGGGCGCTGGCCGTCTCGCCGAGGCTGCTCGTGCTCGACGAGGCGGTCTCCGCGCTGGACGTCACGTCCCAGCAGCAGATCCTCGACCTGCTGGAGACGCTCCAGCACGAGCTGGGCATCACCTACCTGTTCATCTCCCACGACCTGAACGTCGTGCGGCAGATCTCCCACACCGTGTCCGTCATGAACAAGGGAAAGATCGTGGAATCGGGAACCACCAGGGACGTCTTCACCGACCCCCAGCACGCCTACACCCGCGAACTGCTCGCCGCCATCCCCGAGCCGGTCCGATGA
- a CDS encoding putative FMN-dependent luciferase-like monooxygenase yields the protein MSRRRLGFFTRLLDRAPAAERYELAAEQIAHAEATGFDSAWVAQHHFSESEGGLPAPLVFLAAVAARTSRIRLGTGIITLPLEHPVRVAEDTAVLDLLSGGRLEVGVGSGGTAASFAAFGRDSAARSAIYAEHLAVLVNAWSGGDLGGGNHLYPAAPRLLGAIWEATFSVGGGERAGRAGNGLMLSRTQPRAEGVTLAEAQRPIVDAYYEHLPAGAAPRIVASRTAFVADSHEEARRYAQAGLARASRQSPELAAFLQADTHVGTPDEVIASLRADPTLDRVTDLVFQVHSVDPPHPLILRSIELLATKVAPALGWTPSEHA from the coding sequence ATGAGCCGCAGGAGACTCGGCTTCTTCACCAGGCTGCTCGACCGGGCTCCGGCGGCCGAACGCTACGAGCTGGCCGCCGAGCAGATCGCGCACGCCGAGGCGACCGGCTTCGACTCCGCCTGGGTGGCCCAGCACCACTTCAGCGAGAGCGAGGGCGGGCTGCCCGCGCCACTGGTGTTCCTGGCCGCCGTGGCCGCGCGGACAAGCCGCATCAGGCTCGGCACCGGCATCATCACGCTCCCCCTCGAGCACCCGGTACGGGTCGCCGAGGACACCGCCGTCCTCGACCTGCTGTCAGGAGGGCGGCTGGAGGTCGGCGTCGGCAGCGGCGGCACCGCCGCCTCCTTCGCCGCCTTCGGCCGCGACAGCGCCGCCAGGTCGGCGATCTACGCCGAGCACCTCGCGGTCCTGGTGAACGCCTGGTCGGGCGGCGACCTCGGCGGCGGCAACCACCTCTACCCCGCCGCGCCCCGGCTGCTCGGCGCGATCTGGGAGGCGACGTTCTCGGTCGGCGGCGGCGAGCGGGCGGGGCGGGCGGGCAACGGCCTCATGCTCTCCCGCACCCAACCGCGCGCCGAGGGGGTCACCCTGGCCGAGGCGCAGCGGCCGATCGTGGACGCCTACTACGAGCACCTGCCTGCTGGTGCGGCCCCGCGCATCGTCGCCTCCCGCACCGCCTTCGTCGCCGACTCCCACGAGGAGGCGCGGCGGTACGCGCAGGCGGGCCTCGCCCGCGCCTCCCGCCAGTCACCCGAGCTGGCCGCCTTCCTCCAGGCCGACACGCACGTCGGCACGCCCGACGAGGTGATCGCGAGCCTGCGCGCCGACCCCACCCTCGACAGGGTCACCGACCTGGTCTTCCAGGTGCACTCGGTGGACCCGCCGCACCCTCTCATCCTCCGCTCGATCGAGCTGCTGGCCACCAAGGTCGCGCCGGCGCTCGGCTGGACCCCTTCGGAGCACGCGTGA
- a CDS encoding CMD domain protein: MSDIIDRLAGVEPGSPLDVLRRRRPDAREHAQRAYEALFVPRNARHEGGVSEVGLEEVTQAERHAVAAFVADLHRHEKATAFYAEALDPDLAKRVAGQSTAGRAQGPYGRYRDPELAHECVEGPRFGAEGIDGRLAAALEHAHLLVFRPREAAPEDLDRLREAGWSVTGIVTLSQLVAFLTFQIRVVTALEALA, translated from the coding sequence GTGAGCGACATCATCGACCGCCTGGCGGGAGTCGAGCCAGGCTCGCCCCTCGACGTGCTGCGCAGGCGACGGCCCGACGCCAGGGAGCACGCCCAGCGCGCCTACGAGGCGCTCTTCGTGCCGAGGAACGCCCGCCACGAAGGCGGCGTGAGCGAGGTCGGGCTCGAGGAGGTGACCCAGGCCGAACGGCACGCGGTCGCCGCCTTCGTCGCCGACCTGCACCGGCACGAGAAGGCCACCGCCTTCTACGCCGAAGCTCTCGACCCCGACCTGGCCAAGCGGGTCGCCGGGCAGTCCACGGCGGGAAGGGCGCAGGGCCCCTACGGCCGCTACCGCGACCCCGAGCTGGCCCACGAGTGCGTGGAAGGGCCGCGCTTCGGCGCCGAAGGGATCGACGGCAGGCTGGCGGCGGCGCTGGAGCACGCGCACCTACTGGTGTTCCGCCCGAGGGAGGCCGCGCCCGAGGACCTGGACCGGCTGCGCGAGGCGGGCTGGTCCGTCACCGGAATCGTCACGCTCTCGCAGCTGGTCGCCTTCCTCACCTTCCAGATCCGTGTGGTCACCGCACTGGAGGCACTCGCATGA
- a CDS encoding alkylhydroperoxidase domain protein, with the protein MKFTRDQLGWEPWIEPLAEDELSDEHRHALVDRARAASPYFRLLARDPAVLHARTRTDNDIFHNTEGGLPRGERELAATAVSRDNGCVFCASVHARFAAHHTRREDDVQRLLDEGTAAEQDDRWRAIIDAAVALSETPPRADVAALRELGLDDLAISDALHAAAFFNWANRLMLSLGEPR; encoded by the coding sequence ATGAAGTTCACCCGGGACCAGCTCGGCTGGGAGCCGTGGATCGAGCCGCTGGCCGAGGACGAGCTGAGCGACGAGCACAGGCACGCGCTGGTCGACAGGGCCAGGGCCGCCTCGCCGTACTTCAGGCTGCTGGCCCGCGATCCAGCCGTCCTGCACGCCCGCACCAGGACCGACAACGACATCTTCCACAACACCGAGGGCGGCCTGCCGCGCGGTGAGCGGGAGCTGGCCGCCACGGCCGTCTCCCGCGACAACGGCTGCGTCTTCTGCGCCTCGGTCCACGCCCGCTTCGCCGCCCATCACACCAGGCGGGAGGACGACGTCCAGCGGCTGCTGGACGAGGGAACGGCGGCCGAGCAGGATGACAGATGGCGCGCGATCATCGACGCCGCCGTGGCGCTGTCCGAGACCCCTCCGCGGGCCGACGTCGCCGCGCTGCGCGAGCTGGGGCTCGACGACCTGGCCATCAGCGACGCGCTGCACGCGGCCGCCTTCTTTAACTGGGCCAACAGGCTCATGCTTTCCCTGGGAGAACCACGATGA
- a CDS encoding VOC family protein has product MSLDHLVYAVPDLEEGVAVFAERTGVRPMKGGSHPGGTANYLVGLGPTAYLEIIGPDPEVEGARPRALGLETLTEARLAAWAIRPEDLDATVARARERGYDPGEVQPLSRRTPDGTLLEWRLTRWDNPAAIRPVPFLIDWGTTRHPAASGLPQLTLAAFSAVTPDVAAVRADLDAVGAELDVEEGPEVRLRAVLDTPKGKVELA; this is encoded by the coding sequence ATGAGTCTTGACCACCTGGTCTACGCCGTTCCCGACCTCGAGGAGGGGGTCGCGGTGTTCGCCGAGAGGACGGGCGTACGCCCGATGAAGGGCGGCTCGCATCCCGGCGGGACCGCCAACTACCTCGTCGGCCTCGGCCCGACCGCCTACCTGGAGATCATCGGGCCCGATCCCGAGGTGGAGGGCGCCAGGCCGAGGGCGTTGGGTCTCGAGACGCTGACCGAGGCGCGCCTGGCGGCGTGGGCGATCCGTCCCGAGGACCTGGACGCGACCGTCGCGCGCGCCCGCGAGCGGGGATACGACCCGGGAGAGGTGCAACCGCTGTCGCGCCGCACGCCTGACGGCACGCTGCTCGAATGGCGGCTGACCCGCTGGGACAATCCGGCGGCGATCAGGCCGGTGCCCTTCCTCATCGACTGGGGCACGACCAGGCACCCCGCCGCCTCGGGGCTGCCGCAGCTCACGCTGGCCGCCTTCTCTGCCGTCACGCCCGACGTGGCGGCCGTGCGCGCCGACCTCGACGCGGTCGGCGCCGAGCTCGACGTCGAGGAGGGGCCCGAGGTCCGGCTACGGGCCGTCCTCGACACCCCGAAGGGCAAGGTGGAGCTGGCGTGA
- a CDS encoding OsmC family protein: protein MSSLREYLSQKRAALLARRESQAGGPVPLRASVTAEGRSGVRRIRIRDFQILSDSGPDFAGYDLGPGSPELQAGVLGSCVTHIFLIKAAELEVPLDSLAVDVAAEYDPRAQAPGNLDIPVYPQNFRYEVRVDSPASDEELARLHAEVERVCPILNLIRHPQEIKGQVVRAASA from the coding sequence GTGAGCAGCCTGCGCGAGTATCTCTCACAGAAGCGGGCGGCGCTGCTGGCCAGGCGCGAAAGCCAGGCAGGCGGACCCGTGCCGCTGCGCGCGAGCGTCACGGCCGAGGGCCGCAGCGGGGTGCGCAGGATCAGGATCAGGGACTTCCAGATCCTCAGCGACAGCGGCCCCGACTTCGCCGGCTACGACCTCGGCCCGGGCTCGCCCGAGTTGCAGGCCGGCGTGCTCGGCAGCTGCGTCACCCACATCTTCCTGATCAAGGCGGCCGAGCTGGAGGTCCCGCTCGACTCGCTCGCCGTGGACGTGGCGGCGGAGTACGACCCGCGCGCCCAGGCCCCTGGCAACCTCGACATCCCTGTGTACCCGCAGAACTTCAGGTACGAGGTGCGCGTCGACTCGCCCGCCTCCGACGAGGAGTTGGCCAGGCTGCACGCCGAGGTCGAGAGGGTCTGTCCCATCCTCAATCTGATCCGCCACCCCCAGGAGATCAAGGGGCAGGTGGTGCGAGCGGCCTCAGCGTGA
- a CDS encoding iron ABC transporter permease, whose translation MSTATGGDLRPPARSFAVIAAGLAALVLLCVVHLGQGSSGIGLSEVAALLTGAAEPGVSEVFVGSRLPRLLAGIVAGGALGVSGLLIQTTTRNQAAAPDTLGVNAGAYLAVVAAAFAGLNLGALPQGALAFAGGLAAALLVLALGGRDAPGRVILAGTAVAMALMATATMLLMLDEYGTRGLFLWGSGSLVQSDAGRAGWLLAVVAAAVLAASALSRPLDLLALGDDVARSLGTAVTRVRAGALLLAIALAAAAVTVAGPLAFVGLIAPVSVRLLGLGRHRTLIPAAAVTGMVLLLGADTLARAVFDPAQGHAELPAGIVTALLGAPFFVVLARRLASGQVERGAAVALPGRRRLPYPVVLAVSGAALAVVFVLGLRIGDVPVTFADILAPGDELIRRVLALRVPRLVVAAVAGAALAAAGVAVQAVIRNPLAEPGLLGVTGGAGVAAVGLLVLVPGAPRALLPLVAFTGALAALGLLAAVAYRKGGFDPVRIVLVGIGILAGTQALVYLATLKAGMALAAALTWMSGSTYARSSDDLVWLAPPMAAAVLLWLAARPLDLLALGDDLPRSLGLPLNRARMVVLGAGALLAGGAAAAVGSVGFVGLVAPHLARRLVGPGHRRLLPAAMLLGGALVVAADSLGRWLLAPKELPSGLIVALVGTPYLIWLLRRSR comes from the coding sequence GTGAGCACGGCCACGGGCGGGGACCTCAGGCCCCCAGCCCGCTCGTTCGCGGTCATCGCGGCGGGCCTGGCCGCGCTGGTCCTGCTCTGCGTGGTGCACCTCGGCCAGGGCAGCTCGGGCATCGGCCTGTCCGAGGTGGCCGCCCTGCTCACGGGCGCGGCCGAGCCGGGCGTGAGCGAGGTCTTCGTGGGCAGCCGCCTGCCCCGCCTCCTGGCGGGCATCGTCGCGGGCGGCGCGCTCGGCGTCTCGGGGCTGCTCATCCAGACCACCACCAGGAACCAGGCGGCCGCGCCCGACACGCTCGGGGTGAACGCCGGCGCCTATCTCGCCGTGGTCGCCGCCGCGTTCGCCGGGCTGAACCTGGGCGCGCTGCCGCAGGGCGCGCTCGCCTTCGCCGGCGGCCTGGCCGCCGCGCTGCTGGTGCTCGCGCTGGGCGGCCGTGACGCTCCGGGCCGGGTGATCCTGGCCGGTACGGCGGTGGCCATGGCGCTGATGGCGACCGCCACGATGCTGCTCATGCTCGACGAGTACGGCACGCGCGGCCTGTTCCTGTGGGGCAGCGGCTCCCTCGTCCAGTCCGACGCGGGACGCGCGGGCTGGCTGCTCGCCGTCGTGGCCGCCGCCGTGCTCGCCGCGTCGGCGCTGTCCCGGCCGCTGGACCTGCTGGCCCTCGGCGACGATGTCGCCCGCTCGCTCGGCACCGCCGTCACCAGGGTGCGGGCGGGCGCGCTCCTGCTGGCCATCGCGCTGGCCGCCGCCGCCGTCACCGTGGCGGGACCGCTGGCCTTCGTCGGGCTCATCGCCCCCGTCTCCGTCCGGCTGCTGGGTCTCGGCCGGCACCGCACGCTCATCCCCGCCGCCGCCGTCACCGGCATGGTCCTGCTGCTGGGCGCCGACACGCTGGCCCGCGCGGTGTTCGACCCCGCGCAGGGGCACGCCGAGCTGCCCGCCGGGATCGTGACCGCGCTGCTCGGCGCGCCATTCTTCGTCGTGCTCGCCAGGCGTCTGGCCTCCGGCCAGGTCGAGCGTGGCGCGGCGGTGGCACTGCCGGGGCGGCGCCGCCTGCCGTACCCGGTCGTGCTGGCGGTGTCGGGGGCGGCGCTGGCCGTGGTGTTCGTGCTCGGGCTGAGGATCGGCGACGTACCCGTGACGTTCGCGGACATCCTCGCGCCCGGCGACGAGCTGATCAGGCGGGTGCTGGCGCTGCGCGTCCCGCGCCTGGTGGTGGCCGCCGTGGCGGGCGCGGCCCTGGCCGCGGCGGGCGTGGCCGTGCAGGCGGTGATCCGCAACCCGCTGGCCGAGCCGGGCCTGCTCGGTGTCACGGGCGGAGCGGGCGTCGCGGCCGTCGGGCTGCTGGTCCTGGTGCCCGGCGCCCCGCGTGCCCTGCTGCCGCTGGTGGCCTTCACGGGGGCGCTGGCCGCGCTCGGCCTGCTGGCCGCGGTCGCCTACCGGAAGGGCGGCTTCGACCCGGTGCGGATCGTGCTGGTCGGCATCGGCATCCTGGCGGGCACGCAGGCCCTGGTGTATCTCGCCACGCTCAAGGCGGGCATGGCCCTGGCCGCGGCCCTGACCTGGATGAGCGGCAGCACCTACGCCAGGTCGAGCGACGATCTGGTGTGGCTGGCGCCGCCGATGGCCGCGGCCGTGCTGCTCTGGCTGGCGGCCAGGCCGCTCGACCTGCTGGCGCTCGGCGACGATCTGCCCCGCTCACTCGGCCTGCCGCTCAACAGGGCCAGGATGGTCGTCCTCGGCGCCGGCGCGCTGCTGGCGGGCGGCGCGGCCGCGGCGGTGGGCTCCGTCGGGTTCGTCGGGCTGGTCGCGCCGCACCTGGCCCGCCGCCTGGTCGGGCCCGGCCACCGGCGGCTGCTGCCCGCGGCGATGCTGCTCGGCGGCGCGCTCGTGGTCGCCGCCGACAGCCTCGGCCGGTGGTTGCTGGCCCCCAAGGAGCTGCCGTCAGGGCTGATCGTCGCGCTCGTGGGCACGCCCTACCTGATCTGGCTGCTCAGGCGGTCACGCTGA
- a CDS encoding ABC transporter substrate-binding protein, producing the protein MLRRVVAVLALAMAATACASAPAPTTGQATGQGTQTAAAAKPVSIKGADGAVVELKAPATKVVSLEWTYTEDLLALGVTPVGVADVDNYETWVTAGARVKGRTTDVGTRQEPSLEKITALAPDLIVAEKFRVGQNLDALKQIAPVVVLDYTGEGTGRTQYAHMRQTLKDLAVVVGKQAEADQVLAGLDAKIAEVKGRLEKAGKAGTDYTVTQGYTGENAPVLRMLADNSLAAQVLAETGLKNAWKGKGDSWGMTETDVEALKQVDRATLLYVASDKDNVFTGALAKNPIWQGLTFVKEKRALPLDPGTWLWGGPKTTEQLLEETAKALGA; encoded by the coding sequence ATGCTGAGAAGAGTCGTGGCCGTCCTGGCCCTCGCCATGGCGGCCACCGCGTGCGCCTCGGCCCCCGCGCCGACGACCGGGCAGGCCACCGGGCAGGGCACGCAGACCGCGGCCGCCGCGAAGCCGGTCTCGATCAAGGGCGCGGACGGCGCCGTCGTCGAGCTGAAGGCCCCCGCCACCAAGGTCGTGTCGCTGGAGTGGACCTACACCGAGGACCTCCTCGCGCTGGGCGTCACCCCCGTAGGGGTGGCCGACGTCGACAACTACGAGACCTGGGTGACGGCGGGCGCGCGGGTGAAGGGCCGGACCACCGACGTCGGCACCAGGCAGGAGCCCAGCCTGGAGAAGATCACCGCGCTGGCGCCCGACCTGATCGTCGCCGAGAAGTTCCGCGTCGGTCAGAACCTCGACGCGCTCAAGCAGATCGCGCCCGTGGTCGTCCTCGACTACACCGGCGAGGGCACCGGGCGCACCCAGTACGCGCACATGCGCCAGACCCTCAAGGACCTCGCGGTGGTCGTCGGTAAGCAGGCCGAGGCCGACCAGGTCCTCGCCGGCCTCGACGCGAAGATCGCCGAGGTGAAGGGCAGGCTGGAGAAGGCCGGCAAGGCCGGCACGGACTACACCGTCACGCAGGGCTACACCGGAGAGAACGCTCCCGTGCTCCGGATGCTGGCCGACAACTCCCTGGCCGCGCAGGTGCTGGCCGAGACCGGGCTGAAGAACGCGTGGAAGGGCAAGGGCGACAGCTGGGGCATGACCGAGACCGACGTCGAGGCGCTGAAGCAGGTCGACCGGGCCACCCTGCTCTACGTCGCCTCCGACAAGGACAACGTCTTCACCGGCGCCCTGGCCAAGAACCCGATCTGGCAGGGTCTCACGTTCGTCAAGGAGAAGCGGGCGCTGCCGCTCGACCCCGGCACCTGGCTCTGGGGCGGCCCGAAGACGACCGAGCAGTTGCTCGAGGAGACCGCCAAGGCCCTGGGGGCGTGA
- a CDS encoding ABC transporter ATP-binding protein, translating into MGDLVGHGLVAGYEGKRVLSGLDVRLPSGQVTVLVGANGSGKSTLLRVLARLHAPTAGTVLLDGHDIARDSTRALARKLTFLPQSPLVPSGITVRELVGHGRYAHHGVLGRTTADDLDAVRWALAVTGLEPLAERRVEELSGGERQRAWIAVVLAQKTGVLLLDEPTTFLDLRYQIEVLALVRRLADEHGLTVGVVLHDLNQAAAFGDRIVMLSGGRVVASGEPHEVITAASVQDAFGLEVSVATDPETGRPTCLPSLRGHLTTKE; encoded by the coding sequence GTGGGCGATCTCGTCGGTCATGGGCTGGTCGCCGGCTACGAGGGCAAGCGGGTCCTCTCCGGACTCGACGTCCGGCTGCCCTCTGGCCAGGTCACCGTTCTGGTCGGCGCGAACGGCTCGGGCAAGTCGACCCTGCTGAGGGTGCTCGCCCGCCTGCACGCGCCCACCGCGGGCACGGTGCTGCTCGACGGGCACGACATCGCGAGGGACAGCACCCGTGCGCTGGCCAGGAAGCTGACCTTCCTGCCCCAGTCGCCGCTGGTCCCCTCGGGCATCACGGTCCGCGAGCTGGTCGGCCACGGGCGCTACGCCCACCACGGCGTGCTCGGCAGGACGACCGCCGACGACCTCGACGCCGTGCGCTGGGCGCTGGCCGTCACCGGCCTCGAACCGCTGGCCGAGCGCAGGGTCGAGGAGCTGTCGGGCGGCGAGCGCCAGCGCGCCTGGATCGCCGTCGTGCTCGCGCAGAAGACCGGCGTGCTGCTGCTCGACGAACCCACGACCTTCCTCGACCTGCGCTACCAGATCGAGGTCCTGGCCCTGGTCCGCCGCCTGGCCGACGAGCACGGGCTCACGGTCGGCGTGGTGCTGCACGACCTCAACCAGGCCGCGGCGTTCGGCGACCGCATCGTCATGCTCAGCGGCGGCCGGGTGGTCGCGTCGGGAGAGCCGCACGAAGTGATCACCGCCGCGAGCGTCCAGGACGCCTTCGGGCTCGAGGTGAGCGTGGCCACCGATCCCGAGACCGGCCGTCCCACCTGCCTGCCGTCCCTGCGCGGGCATCTCACCACCAAGGAGTAG
- a CDS encoding SHOCT domain-containing protein: MIRLLVILLVIVIVVLVLMMIRMRPSAPKPSQAKSAQEGPREILKRRYAAGEIDEDEYLRRMSGLSQDW; the protein is encoded by the coding sequence ATGATCAGGCTGCTTGTCATCCTTCTCGTGATCGTCATCGTGGTGCTCGTGCTCATGATGATCAGGATGCGGCCCTCCGCGCCGAAGCCGTCCCAGGCGAAGAGCGCCCAGGAGGGCCCGCGCGAGATCCTCAAGCGCCGCTACGCGGCGGGCGAGATCGACGAGGACGAGTACCTGCGCCGCATGTCGGGCCTCAGTCAAGACTGGTGA
- a CDS encoding ArsR/SmtB family transcription factor, translating to MTDETDDRLLALEARVAALEAQIAAPTPRVDGSGLFTYGGQARLGGYEWSWEVARSPEWLMEQPSAQLATVLAAAGHPARFEILKLLVTGPRPIAELQAELGLASPGQLYHHLKTLTAAGLVDQPERGVYRVPPRAVFPVLALAAAAVDVLHQS from the coding sequence GTGACCGACGAGACCGACGACAGGCTCCTGGCGCTGGAGGCCAGGGTCGCCGCCCTGGAGGCCCAGATCGCCGCGCCGACGCCGCGCGTCGACGGCTCCGGCCTGTTCACCTACGGCGGCCAGGCCCGTCTCGGCGGCTACGAGTGGTCGTGGGAGGTCGCGCGCAGCCCCGAATGGCTGATGGAGCAGCCGTCGGCACAGCTGGCCACGGTGCTCGCGGCGGCCGGGCATCCGGCCCGCTTCGAGATACTCAAGCTGCTGGTCACCGGGCCCCGGCCGATCGCGGAGCTGCAGGCGGAGCTGGGGCTGGCCTCACCCGGCCAGCTCTACCACCACCTGAAGACCCTGACCGCCGCGGGGCTCGTCGACCAGCCCGAGCGCGGCGTCTACCGGGTGCCTCCGCGGGCCGTCTTCCCCGTGCTGGCGCTGGCCGCCGCCGCCGTGGACGTGCTTCACCAGTCTTGA